One genomic window of Granulicella arctica includes the following:
- a CDS encoding AraC family transcriptional regulator → MRSHARGGPNHLPSPAPYRNGTVESLTVMFQPFGLYELFGVPTQLLTEHAVEAHSLPGRSISQLYDALGEARSFRSRVCLLNQFLLKRLSSRNRMRNSHWTQSLTFVAQDRGTHTVRELAASLNTSPRQLERRSLELAGMTPQTMARVARFVHALRLKRAANDKRVTWTEIAHASGYYDQMHLIRDFRLMGGATPTVLINQLQSHHGASLLLQPSEE, encoded by the coding sequence ATGCGCTCCCATGCTCGTGGTGGGCCCAATCACCTACCGTCGCCTGCACCTTACCGCAACGGCACCGTCGAGTCGCTCACCGTCATGTTCCAACCCTTCGGCCTCTATGAGCTCTTCGGCGTACCCACGCAACTCCTCACAGAACACGCCGTCGAAGCCCACTCCCTCCCTGGCCGATCCATCTCGCAGCTCTACGATGCCCTCGGCGAGGCTCGCTCGTTCCGCAGCCGCGTCTGCCTGCTAAACCAGTTCCTGCTCAAACGGCTCTCCTCCCGCAACCGGATGCGCAACTCCCACTGGACGCAGTCGCTTACCTTCGTTGCTCAGGACCGCGGAACACACACCGTCCGCGAGCTCGCCGCATCGCTCAACACCAGCCCCCGCCAGCTCGAACGCAGATCTCTCGAACTCGCAGGCATGACGCCTCAGACCATGGCCCGCGTCGCCCGATTCGTCCATGCTCTGCGCCTTAAACGAGCCGCAAACGACAAACGCGTCACCTGGACCGAGATCGCCCATGCCTCCGGCTACTACGACCAGATGCACCTTATCCGCGATTTCCGTCTCATGGGAGGAGCAACACCCACGGTCCTCATCAATCAACTCCAGTCTCACCACGGTGCGTCGCTTCTGCTTCAGCCAAGCGAAGAATGA
- a CDS encoding winged helix-turn-helix domain-containing protein has translation MRVAFGQFVADTEAVRLWKDGVEVRLREQPLQVLFALLRNPGEVVSRDTLRQNLWGNSTYVDFDNGLNTSISRLREMLEDDSTKPVWIETIPKRGYRFIGSLPRPAAVAAYLKGHHVISPHSPDSMQKSLAFFKEAMALDPLYPLAYHGAALTCILRCLLDDLCPREALQAADDYLQQGLRCPQKEAMVFNTLAMLRTFERRWDEAEEASGQAVALERHNPHVRMIRAQLLSCRGRHDEAVQEALAAVDLDPVHTRAQMHLTMCFYYARKWEACVRAGRAGLEVCPDPYIGIYTSLALLELDRPDEALQLNLQTRRPGPLQAVELAFNSYIAAKAGVRDEAVSALAFLKQSRENRYVPAITLCWLELALGRDDSAMDWLEIASRDAEPYLAWAHVAPIYDSLRLSSGHGGIKA, from the coding sequence ATGCGAGTCGCCTTTGGGCAGTTCGTCGCTGACACCGAGGCTGTGCGCTTGTGGAAAGACGGCGTCGAGGTGAGGCTACGCGAGCAGCCGCTCCAGGTTCTGTTTGCGCTTCTGCGCAATCCAGGTGAGGTGGTATCGCGCGATACGCTCCGCCAGAACCTCTGGGGTAACAGCACCTATGTGGATTTTGACAACGGATTGAACACGTCGATTAGCCGCTTACGAGAGATGTTGGAGGATGACTCGACCAAGCCGGTGTGGATTGAGACGATCCCAAAGCGGGGATATCGTTTTATAGGCTCGCTGCCGCGCCCTGCGGCGGTCGCGGCTTACCTCAAAGGACACCACGTCATTTCTCCACACAGTCCGGACTCCATGCAGAAGTCGCTAGCCTTCTTCAAAGAAGCAATGGCTCTCGATCCGCTCTATCCGCTTGCCTACCATGGAGCCGCTCTGACTTGCATCCTGCGTTGCCTGTTGGATGATCTGTGCCCCCGAGAAGCGCTGCAGGCGGCAGACGATTATCTTCAGCAGGGATTGCGTTGCCCGCAGAAGGAGGCCATGGTGTTCAACACGCTGGCCATGCTGCGGACGTTCGAGCGACGTTGGGACGAAGCCGAGGAGGCAAGCGGGCAAGCTGTGGCGCTGGAGCGTCATAATCCGCATGTGCGCATGATCCGCGCGCAGCTGTTGAGCTGTCGCGGGCGGCACGACGAGGCGGTACAGGAAGCGTTGGCCGCTGTAGACCTCGACCCGGTGCATACGCGCGCACAGATGCATTTGACAATGTGCTTCTATTACGCCCGCAAGTGGGAAGCATGCGTTCGCGCAGGCAGGGCGGGGCTGGAAGTATGCCCGGATCCGTATATCGGCATCTACACCTCGCTGGCTCTCCTGGAGCTCGACAGGCCCGATGAAGCGTTGCAGCTCAACCTGCAGACCAGGCGCCCTGGACCTCTTCAAGCGGTCGAGTTGGCATTCAATTCCTACATTGCGGCTAAGGCCGGCGTTCGAGATGAGGCTGTTTCTGCTTTGGCATTTCTGAAGCAGAGTCGCGAGAATCGATACGTTCCAGCCATCACACTTTGCTGGCTTGAGCTTGCACTCGGGCGCGACGATTCCGCGATGGATTGGCTCGAAATTGCAAGCCGGGATGCTGAACCATATCTCGCCTGGGCGCATGTCGCTCCGATCTATGACTCGCTTCGACTCAGTTCAGGCCACGGGGGTATCAAGGCTTGA
- a CDS encoding alpha/beta fold hydrolase gives MAQWTRRQVIGTTTGVAVASLATYVWNLHQHLPARDRDAEEKFLRAQDLLLAGNGNSVHSRFVQIAEPRLRVQVLEGGQGEPVLLLHGGDGVAAQWEPLLSRLSSQFHIYAPDRPGCGLTDMFNYRDVHLREHAVSFVRTTMDALGLKSANLVGNSMGGYFALVFALAHPERVKRLVTVGEPAGSSATIPPANRVLAMRGLNGLMFATLMKPGASATYEGFKRILVAHPDRLSHAYLDCCTAASEIPGATESWLTLLEDCHITSGRSTLTYSLRPELPKLPMPTLLIWGDKDSFGPPSLAEEMAQSMPHGRSEVVPDAGHLAWLDQPDRVAGLIANFLRS, from the coding sequence ATGGCGCAATGGACTCGACGTCAGGTGATCGGTACCACAACAGGAGTTGCGGTGGCTTCGCTCGCTACGTATGTCTGGAATCTACATCAGCATCTTCCTGCTCGCGACCGAGATGCCGAAGAGAAATTTCTGCGAGCCCAGGACTTGCTCCTGGCTGGAAACGGTAACAGTGTTCACTCCCGATTTGTACAGATTGCAGAGCCCAGGTTGAGAGTGCAGGTGCTCGAGGGAGGACAAGGAGAACCCGTACTGCTGCTTCATGGAGGCGACGGCGTTGCCGCGCAGTGGGAACCTCTTCTGAGCCGTCTCAGTTCCCAGTTCCACATCTACGCGCCGGACCGGCCCGGGTGTGGACTGACGGACATGTTCAACTATCGTGATGTTCACTTACGAGAGCACGCGGTCAGCTTTGTTCGGACTACGATGGATGCGCTCGGACTCAAAAGCGCGAATCTCGTTGGAAATTCGATGGGCGGCTATTTCGCCCTGGTATTTGCACTGGCCCACCCGGAGCGGGTAAAGCGTTTGGTGACCGTGGGCGAACCGGCGGGCAGCTCTGCCACGATCCCGCCAGCTAATCGTGTGCTCGCAATGCGTGGTTTGAACGGCCTAATGTTTGCCACCCTGATGAAGCCCGGCGCTTCCGCCACGTATGAAGGTTTCAAAAGGATTCTGGTCGCGCACCCAGACCGTCTCTCTCATGCATATCTTGATTGCTGTACGGCCGCTTCGGAGATCCCGGGCGCAACAGAAAGCTGGCTCACTCTGCTTGAGGACTGTCACATCACGAGCGGCCGATCCACCTTAACGTACAGCCTGAGGCCGGAGCTGCCGAAGCTTCCAATGCCTACGCTGCTGATCTGGGGCGACAAGGACAGCTTCGGACCACCATCGCTTGCGGAGGAGATGGCGCAATCCATGCCCCACGGTCGTTCGGAGGTTGTGCCGGATGCCGGACATCTGGCATGGCTTGATCAGCCGGATAGGGTTGCAGGTTTAATCGCAAATTTCTTGCGAAGCTGA
- a CDS encoding winged helix-turn-helix transcriptional regulator → MPYTEEQVLATLPGIRPILEQIANKWSILILTFLCEQPKRFNALKRRLDGITQKALTESLRRLERNGLVARRVIPVSPVAVEYSITPLGRELQAPFLALYDWAVKHQREIEKAQRSFDSALKLSTSHERKLPPSQSPKK, encoded by the coding sequence ATGCCCTACACGGAAGAACAAGTTCTCGCCACGCTGCCCGGAATTCGTCCGATTCTTGAGCAGATCGCAAACAAGTGGTCGATCTTGATCCTCACCTTCCTCTGTGAACAACCGAAGCGCTTCAACGCACTCAAACGTCGGCTGGACGGCATTACCCAGAAGGCGTTAACCGAGAGTTTGCGGAGACTGGAGAGAAACGGTCTCGTGGCGCGGCGAGTCATTCCAGTTTCGCCAGTTGCAGTGGAGTATTCCATCACACCGCTAGGACGAGAATTGCAGGCACCGTTCCTGGCGCTCTACGATTGGGCCGTCAAACACCAACGAGAGATAGAGAAGGCGCAGAGAAGCTTCGATTCAGCCCTCAAATTGAGCACCTCTCATGAAAGGAAGCTTCCTCCATCACAGTCGCCAAAAAAGTAG
- a CDS encoding SDR family NAD(P)-dependent oxidoreductase: MSNSHPHKLGTAIVTGASSGIGKVYADRLAARGYDLVLVARRADRLNQIADDLEKRFSIRAEVLVADLAEPAGLSATIERISSDPSVSLLVNNAGYSILKTLAETPDDLFTNMIALNITALTALSKAALGRFQQNGSGTIVNVGSGVGFAPLSMVPIYGPTKAYVLQFTQILQQQVAGTGIRVQLVVPGAVVSEGWDVAGGASLDALDPSIVMTTEDCVDAALAGLDDGELITAPSLQDETLLRNYEAASGLLLQGMFAGKPADRYGIKR, translated from the coding sequence TTGAGCAATTCTCATCCGCATAAACTCGGCACCGCTATCGTCACCGGAGCCTCGTCCGGCATCGGCAAGGTCTACGCCGACCGCCTCGCCGCACGCGGCTATGATCTGGTTCTTGTGGCTCGTCGCGCGGACCGGTTGAACCAGATTGCCGATGACCTGGAGAAGCGCTTCTCGATTCGCGCGGAAGTTCTCGTTGCCGATCTGGCTGAACCAGCCGGGCTTTCCGCAACGATTGAGAGAATCTCCAGCGATCCTTCCGTGTCATTGCTGGTGAACAACGCTGGCTATTCCATATTGAAGACTCTGGCGGAGACACCGGACGACTTGTTTACGAATATGATTGCGCTGAACATTACTGCACTCACGGCCCTTTCAAAGGCAGCGCTTGGTCGTTTTCAGCAGAATGGTTCGGGAACGATCGTCAACGTCGGTTCGGGCGTTGGGTTTGCGCCTCTCTCCATGGTGCCTATCTACGGTCCTACGAAAGCCTACGTGCTTCAGTTCACGCAGATCCTGCAACAACAGGTTGCGGGCACAGGAATTCGGGTTCAGCTCGTTGTGCCCGGCGCAGTAGTTTCCGAGGGCTGGGATGTTGCCGGAGGAGCCTCCCTTGATGCACTCGACCCGAGCATCGTCATGACGACGGAGGATTGCGTCGACGCAGCGCTTGCTGGTCTGGATGACGGCGAGCTGATAACTGCTCCCTCGCTTCAAGACGAGACGCTCTTAAGGAACTACGAGGCTGCCTCTGGGTTGCTGCTGCAAGGGATGTTCGCCGGGAAGCCCGCCGACCGCTACGGAATAAAGAGGTAG
- a CDS encoding SEC-C domain-containing protein, translated as MKELYPLLRFCVDTDAGKMNLEGDFVLQTDCGVSTSIAIRIEFPRNYPNSEPVAFDAAGRFPALVDRHIIWDGQFCLWLPPCSPWDKNDPNRLVRFLDEVTVFLERQMIFDVTGIWPGDEYKHGADGYEEFMLARLDGNQSHFTSLFPVIVGRIHLGRNERCPCGSQRKYKRCHADAVAEITSKIGHGTLKRLYDKPKPRHVTGEHLQSPAAT; from the coding sequence ATGAAGGAGCTATACCCTCTCTTGCGGTTCTGCGTGGATACTGATGCCGGCAAGATGAATCTTGAGGGTGACTTCGTTCTGCAGACCGACTGCGGTGTCTCTACCTCGATCGCCATTCGTATTGAGTTTCCTCGCAATTATCCGAATTCGGAGCCAGTTGCCTTCGACGCAGCTGGCAGGTTTCCGGCGCTGGTAGACCGGCACATCATTTGGGATGGCCAGTTTTGTCTTTGGCTCCCGCCCTGCTCGCCTTGGGACAAAAACGACCCGAACCGCCTCGTCCGCTTTCTGGATGAGGTGACGGTCTTTCTGGAACGGCAGATGATCTTTGATGTGACCGGTATTTGGCCTGGTGATGAGTACAAACACGGGGCTGATGGTTATGAAGAGTTCATGCTTGCACGACTCGACGGCAATCAGTCACACTTCACCTCGCTGTTTCCGGTAATCGTCGGGCGAATTCATCTTGGGCGCAATGAACGTTGCCCCTGCGGAAGCCAGAGGAAGTACAAGCGTTGTCATGCTGATGCGGTCGCTGAGATCACATCTAAGATCGGTCACGGTACGCTAAAGAGGCTCTACGACAAGCCAAAGCCCCGACATGTCACAGGAGAGCATCTTCAGAGTCCGGCTGCGACTTAA
- a CDS encoding adenylate/guanylate cyclase domain-containing protein encodes MSWDYNTSLNRVETHLQNMGEIEVEKLVRDADLHNLLSETCCRDIYGAHVYVDIPNFADLATLTTEGEDYRRVIQALHIYEREVARLVEEEVFDGVRIHFQGAKLHALFFRPIDDSEKIAARAVLLQAVVRHFVCCIFNPEFPKLPNLSVSGGAALGNAIGTKNGHRGDRELLFLGAPANYAAKIMTGTDTLRITTDVYDALPESLQDYFVALEDDRMGITVYDMGSISLEDLDALLQTYGISWDRAASLQRIKDDKANFPLNKIEYSDAEVSIDMDSLGIRNNKRVLAASVFGDVSGFTAYIDKAAEENNAKAALRVLHAIRKEMASIVKHDFAGIRVQFQGDRVQALFHLPKGDEKRIAARAVDTAVALQSAMELVIKKVLPEASELGMAVGSSVGVTLVSKLGTHGNRDRVCIGDSVEDAATYQEGSAGGQIAIPAQIHANLDEDLQKLFVWNEERALYIATSLTQDKVERARKASMFKQAVHVASGAQGIYVSSQATAGSRSFVPSSSFAE; translated from the coding sequence ATGAGCTGGGATTACAACACGAGTTTGAATCGCGTCGAGACGCATCTGCAGAACATGGGTGAGATCGAGGTCGAAAAGCTGGTCCGCGACGCAGACCTTCATAACTTGCTGTCCGAAACCTGCTGCCGTGACATCTACGGAGCGCACGTTTATGTCGATATTCCCAACTTTGCCGATCTCGCCACCTTGACTACGGAAGGTGAGGACTATCGCCGTGTTATCCAGGCACTGCACATCTACGAACGGGAAGTAGCCCGTTTGGTCGAGGAAGAGGTCTTCGACGGCGTACGGATTCACTTCCAGGGTGCAAAGCTCCACGCCCTGTTCTTTCGTCCGATTGACGACAGTGAAAAGATTGCAGCCCGTGCTGTTCTGCTGCAAGCGGTTGTTCGGCACTTTGTTTGCTGCATCTTCAACCCGGAGTTTCCAAAACTGCCTAACCTCTCCGTCTCCGGTGGCGCCGCACTGGGAAATGCGATCGGCACGAAGAATGGCCACCGCGGTGACCGCGAACTGCTGTTCCTCGGCGCGCCGGCGAACTACGCGGCAAAGATTATGACTGGCACCGACACCTTGCGGATCACGACGGATGTGTACGATGCCTTGCCGGAAAGCCTGCAGGACTACTTTGTCGCGCTTGAAGATGACCGCATGGGCATCACGGTCTACGACATGGGTTCTATCTCTCTGGAAGACCTCGACGCACTGCTGCAGACCTACGGGATCAGCTGGGATCGCGCAGCATCACTTCAGCGGATCAAAGACGACAAGGCCAACTTTCCTCTGAACAAGATTGAATATAGCGACGCGGAAGTCTCGATCGATATGGACAGTCTCGGCATCCGTAATAACAAACGTGTCTTGGCGGCGTCGGTTTTCGGTGATGTGTCTGGCTTCACGGCATACATCGACAAGGCCGCAGAGGAGAACAACGCCAAGGCGGCGCTCCGAGTGCTGCATGCGATTCGTAAGGAGATGGCGTCCATCGTCAAGCACGATTTCGCAGGCATCCGAGTTCAATTTCAGGGCGATCGCGTTCAGGCGCTCTTTCATCTGCCGAAGGGCGATGAGAAGCGTATCGCAGCTCGCGCTGTTGACACAGCCGTGGCCCTGCAGTCTGCGATGGAGCTGGTCATTAAGAAGGTGTTGCCAGAGGCGTCGGAACTAGGAATGGCGGTGGGATCTTCGGTGGGAGTAACCCTCGTCTCAAAACTGGGCACGCACGGCAACCGCGACCGCGTCTGCATCGGCGATTCCGTGGAAGATGCCGCGACCTACCAGGAAGGCTCCGCCGGTGGACAAATCGCCATTCCGGCACAGATTCACGCTAACTTAGACGAAGACCTCCAGAAGTTGTTCGTCTGGAACGAAGAGCGCGCCCTTTATATCGCGACCAGCCTGACGCAGGATAAGGTCGAGCGAGCGCGCAAGGCATCCATGTTCAAGCAAGCCGTGCACGTGGCGTCTGGTGCTCAGGGTATTTATGTTAGCAGTCAAGCGACTGCAGGGAGCCGTTCTTTTGTACCGTCGAGTTCGTTCGCGGAGTAA
- a CDS encoding adenylate/guanylate cyclase domain-containing protein yields MPSLEQTKIDLSHIPLFAGIEDLAVTADLQEWLHFYRDGESICLKGAPAECMIVILHGEVAILSEDSFLVSRRAPDVIGEQGYLNSGSCRTADAIARGTVKVLRIPHTEVIRRLEVSPRFTQNLLGIVSAKLAEATSERGFRYRNESRLMAAFSSHLAPDVTSRLLAQGDDYGRPRLINGVVLFADVRGFTQTSLQLPPMELAQQLGEYLDEMVTILHAHHALVDKFIGDAVMGVWGFPLESSRQMSEAFACAKQMVARAGTKTIGGKPVRIGVGLSAGSIFCGNVGSDLKRQFTVLGPTVNLAARCESACKELEASIVVAEDAHAQLSPAEAAELTAHSGVLLKGIGDVCLYTF; encoded by the coding sequence ATGCCCTCCCTAGAGCAGACAAAAATCGATCTCTCCCATATCCCGCTTTTCGCGGGGATAGAGGATCTTGCGGTTACGGCAGATTTGCAGGAGTGGCTGCATTTCTACCGCGATGGGGAGTCCATCTGCCTTAAGGGCGCTCCGGCCGAATGCATGATCGTAATCCTTCACGGAGAAGTCGCGATCCTCTCCGAGGATTCTTTTTTGGTGAGCCGAAGGGCGCCAGATGTTATCGGCGAACAGGGCTACCTGAACTCTGGTTCATGCAGAACAGCTGATGCGATCGCACGAGGTACTGTGAAGGTACTTAGAATTCCGCACACCGAGGTCATCCGGCGGCTAGAGGTCAGTCCTCGCTTCACACAGAACTTGCTGGGAATTGTTTCAGCCAAACTGGCGGAAGCTACTTCAGAGCGTGGATTTCGTTATCGGAACGAGAGCCGACTGATGGCCGCATTCAGCTCCCACTTGGCGCCAGACGTCACCTCCAGGCTGTTGGCACAGGGTGACGACTATGGCAGGCCCCGGCTGATCAACGGCGTTGTGCTGTTTGCTGACGTTCGTGGATTTACCCAGACAAGTCTCCAGCTCCCGCCGATGGAACTCGCGCAACAGCTCGGCGAATACCTAGATGAGATGGTCACTATTCTGCACGCGCATCACGCCCTTGTAGACAAGTTCATCGGTGACGCTGTTATGGGTGTGTGGGGATTTCCACTCGAATCCTCTCGCCAGATGTCTGAAGCATTCGCCTGCGCCAAGCAGATGGTCGCTCGTGCTGGAACCAAGACGATTGGCGGGAAGCCTGTCCGCATTGGAGTCGGTTTGAGCGCGGGTTCTATCTTCTGCGGGAATGTCGGCAGCGATCTCAAGAGGCAGTTCACCGTTCTCGGTCCCACCGTCAATTTGGCCGCGCGCTGCGAGAGTGCCTGCAAAGAGTTGGAAGCCTCGATCGTGGTTGCAGAGGACGCTCATGCACAGCTGAGCCCCGCAGAAGCCGCAGAACTGACCGCCCACTCGGGTGTACTGCTCAAGGGTATTGGTGATGTCTGTTTGTACACGTTTTAA
- a CDS encoding helix-turn-helix domain-containing protein yields the protein MPTVGERIRDIRLDLGLNQEQLAEQAGLSKGFLSDVENSKRNIGSENLLKIANVLGASVDYLLRGETSELVTAQPTVIPPELSQAAEELELSYAATVELLDAHRSVIARRSNKGLRTFSVDDWKKLHDAIKKVFG from the coding sequence ATGCCTACGGTAGGAGAGCGTATCCGCGATATCCGCCTCGACCTCGGTCTGAACCAAGAACAACTGGCGGAGCAGGCGGGCCTAAGCAAGGGCTTTCTCAGTGACGTTGAGAACAGTAAACGGAATATCGGCTCCGAAAATCTCCTCAAAATAGCCAATGTTCTAGGTGCTTCGGTCGATTACCTGCTTCGAGGCGAAACATCGGAGTTGGTCACGGCCCAGCCGACCGTTATTCCTCCAGAACTATCCCAAGCCGCAGAGGAACTTGAACTGTCCTATGCCGCCACGGTCGAGCTCCTTGATGCACATCGCTCAGTGATCGCGCGCCGGAGCAACAAAGGGCTGCGAACGTTCTCCGTCGACGATTGGAAGAAGCTTCACGATGCCATTAAGAAGGTATTCGGCTGA
- a CDS encoding SOS response-associated peptidase, protein MCGRYGRRSDKQYIAEHYRLGDLRDVPLEAAPDWNITPDSVQPVIRLSKDSGERELAFLKWRLVPFWSKTPKPPFESINARADNLLTSSAWREPFQRRHCLIPGEFFYEWEQIDKKRKQPYAVALKDDRLFSFGGVWDRWKDHDRGHIIESFAMITCDPNGTMEAFHDRTPLVIEPSDYDRWLADVEPSQLPIDLVRTYPAEGMKAWKIAKLIGNGPHLLDPLPEAPPPALMLF, encoded by the coding sequence ATGTGTGGACGCTACGGACGCCGGTCCGACAAGCAATACATTGCGGAGCATTACCGTCTGGGCGACCTGAGAGACGTGCCGCTCGAGGCAGCGCCAGACTGGAACATCACTCCCGACTCCGTGCAGCCGGTGATCCGGCTGAGCAAAGATTCCGGCGAACGGGAACTCGCGTTCCTAAAGTGGCGGCTCGTACCCTTCTGGTCGAAGACCCCGAAGCCTCCGTTTGAGAGCATCAATGCCAGGGCAGACAATCTTCTGACCAGCAGTGCATGGCGTGAGCCGTTTCAACGGCGTCATTGTCTGATCCCCGGTGAATTCTTTTACGAGTGGGAGCAGATCGATAAAAAGAGGAAGCAGCCTTATGCGGTCGCTCTGAAGGATGACCGACTATTTTCCTTTGGCGGGGTCTGGGATCGATGGAAAGACCACGATAGAGGGCACATCATCGAGAGCTTCGCCATGATCACGTGTGATCCAAACGGGACCATGGAAGCCTTCCATGACCGGACACCCCTGGTGATTGAGCCCAGCGACTATGACCGTTGGCTTGCGGACGTGGAACCCTCGCAGCTGCCAATCGATCTTGTGCGAACCTATCCCGCCGAAGGAATGAAGGCGTGGAAGATAGCGAAGTTGATTGGGAACGGACCTCATCTCTTAGATCCACTCCCGGAAGCACCACCGCCCGCGTTGATGCTCTTTTAG
- a CDS encoding ArdC family protein yields the protein MSSIAITNETSNQNNVTSLPSTPKPQTSKEVIAANVQLLIEQLEAGHSEGLTAYLTAMGRFHNYSFGNILEIARQNPDATRVAGLYAWNQLGRKVSKGQKGIRILAPMIGSKRKKDKDITKQNTPVLVGFRAVYVFDVSQTEGAELPQFTERTTGDVGAYRERLIDFTIAQGIELEFKDSIAPALGMSYGGRIAILPGQAPAEEFSTLVHELAHEMLHKAERRTATTKTVRETEAEAIAFVVSQTIGLDAGRASADYIHLYHGNAALLTESLEVIQRTSALILSAIEPPAVKAEEDSNVAAAVEEVA from the coding sequence ATGAGCAGCATCGCCATCACGAACGAAACCAGCAACCAGAACAACGTCACTTCCCTTCCCTCGACCCCCAAGCCACAGACCTCGAAAGAAGTCATCGCGGCAAACGTTCAACTTCTCATCGAGCAGTTGGAAGCAGGACACAGCGAAGGCCTCACCGCTTACCTCACGGCGATGGGCAGATTCCATAACTACTCGTTCGGCAACATCCTCGAGATCGCACGGCAGAACCCAGACGCAACCCGCGTCGCAGGGCTTTACGCATGGAACCAGCTTGGACGCAAAGTCAGCAAAGGGCAGAAGGGCATCCGCATTCTTGCACCGATGATCGGCAGCAAACGCAAGAAAGACAAGGACATTACGAAGCAGAACACCCCTGTACTCGTCGGCTTCCGCGCAGTCTATGTCTTCGATGTATCGCAGACCGAAGGCGCAGAGCTTCCGCAGTTCACCGAGCGCACCACCGGAGACGTAGGCGCGTACCGCGAACGCCTGATCGACTTCACCATTGCCCAGGGCATCGAGCTTGAGTTCAAGGATTCTATCGCTCCCGCATTGGGCATGAGCTACGGCGGCAGGATTGCGATCCTTCCCGGACAGGCACCCGCCGAAGAGTTCAGCACCCTTGTGCACGAACTCGCGCACGAGATGTTGCATAAGGCGGAACGCCGCACTGCAACCACCAAAACCGTACGCGAGACAGAAGCCGAGGCCATCGCCTTCGTTGTCTCGCAGACCATCGGCCTCGACGCAGGACGGGCATCCGCCGACTACATCCACCTGTACCACGGCAACGCCGCACTCCTGACTGAAAGCCTTGAAGTCATCCAGCGCACGTCAGCCCTCATCCTCTCTGCGATCGAGCCGCCCGCAGTGAAGGCAGAGGAAGACTCGAACGTTGCAGCAGCAGTCGAGGAGGTGGCCTAA
- a CDS encoding DUF6908 domain-containing protein, whose product MQIILRILEKAGGWTPSLYLKIEHDPFMALVIEATDESGPTGLPCISVAHYGEQNGDLMRDPEMCFEVHEKTLDAFYFRNDYLGIEQWSRSIERGLLYHHISLHHQHQQFAKHWDENLRNQGFLEAFERQLTQRA is encoded by the coding sequence ATGCAGATCATTCTTCGCATTCTCGAAAAGGCTGGGGGCTGGACCCCCAGCCTCTACCTCAAGATCGAGCACGACCCGTTCATGGCGCTCGTGATCGAAGCCACCGACGAGTCAGGCCCGACCGGATTGCCCTGTATCTCGGTCGCGCACTATGGCGAGCAGAATGGTGACCTGATGCGGGACCCCGAGATGTGCTTCGAGGTTCATGAGAAGACCCTCGACGCATTCTATTTTCGTAACGATTACCTCGGAATCGAGCAGTGGAGCCGCAGCATCGAACGCGGCCTCCTCTACCACCACATCAGCCTGCACCACCAGCACCAGCAGTTTGCGAAGCATTGGGACGAGAACCTGCGCAACCAAGGATTCCTTGAAGCCTTCGAGCGGCAGTTGACCCAACGCGCCTAG